In Campylobacter concisus, the genomic window TAGGGCGCTGATAGAGCAGGGCTTTGTCTTTATTGATAGCAAAACTATCGCTCAAACCGCAGTAGCAAGAGCTGCAAAAAAACATAATCAACCATACATCTCAAGAGATATATTTTTAGATGACGATCCATCGGCTAGCGCTGTTAGGCGTGAACTTGCGGCTGCTGTAAATTTGGCTAAAAAAAGAGGCTACGCGATTACCATTGGGCATCCAAAGAAAAATACGATTGCAGTGATAAAAGAGAGCAAAAATAATCTTTTAAAAGATGTTGATGTTGTTTATTTAAAAGATATTTTATGAGACTTGACTTTATCCCAGAGCCGTTAAATAGACTAAAAAATCCACCAAAACAGCTAAATTTTATCGGAGATACTTCGCTTTTATCTTTGCCAAAGATCGCAGTTGTTGGCTCAAGAAAGGCAAGTGTTTATACAAAAGAGTGCGTCACAGCACTTTGTACAGCACTAAAAAGTGCAAACGTCTGTGTGGTAAGTGGCGGAGCTATCGGCGTTGATATCGCGGCTCATAAAGCTGCTATTCCAAGAACGATTGGTATTTTTGCGAGCGGACTTGACACCATCTATCCAAGCCAAAATAAAGTGGCGATAAATGAAATTTACACCAAAGCCTTGGCTCTTAGTGAGTATGATGAAGGTGAGCCGCCACTTGCTTATAGATTTTTGGAGCGAAACCGCATAGTTGTGGGGCTTTGTGAAGCTCTAGTTGTCGCGCAAGCTGATCTTAAAAGTGGCTCAATGCAAAGTGCAAGGCTTGCAAACGAGCTTAAAATCCCAGTTTATGTACTGCCACAGCGCATGGGCGAAAGCGATGGGACAAATTTTTTGCTTGCAAATAAAAAAGCCGAGCTTATCGATAACTATCATAAATTTGCTTCACTTTTTGGCGAGATTAAAGAGCAAGAAAAGACTAGTGACGAGATTTTAGAATTTTGTAAAAATGGCGTAAGTCTTGATGAAGTTTTAGCAAGATTTGGCGATATCATCTATGAGTACGAGCTTGAAGGGTTAGTTGAAATTTCAAATCTAAGAGTAAAGAGCGTGCTATGAGAGAGAAATTTATGGCTATTGATGTTGGGTTAAAGCGAATAGGGCTTGCTTTTGGTTTTGGCGAGATCGTGACTCCGCTTGAGCCAGTGCTTAGAAAAAATAGAAATCAAGCCGCAAGAGATGTGAGCCAAAAGGTAAATGAATATACCCCAGATACGCTGGTGGTGGGCGTGCCAATCGGTGGTAGTAGCGAAGATGAGATGAGAAGACGCATCGAGCATTTTGTCTCACTTCTTGATGTAAAGGCAAATATTGTCTATCAAGATGAGGCCTTTAGCAGTAGTGAAGCTAGTGAAATTTACACAAATACAAAGCGAGATGGTAGGCTAGATAGCATTTCAGCCACTATTATTTTAAAAAGATATCTTGGGATAAATTAAAAAGTAAAAATCGGTCTATTTTTCGAGCGAATTTTTAAAAGCTAGCTGAAAGCTATCTGTGCTAAAAGGCTGCTTTAATACCGTGACATGATTTGGCAGATCGTTAGCCGACTCATCGTTTTTGCAAATGGCTACAATACGAAAATTCTTAATATTTTTAAACTCAAGTATATCTTCTAGCATTGCTTCATTTTTTAAAATTTTACTATCAATAAAAATAACAAATGGGGTAAAAATAGAATCTTTTATATGTCTCATTAGATTGCTAAGGTCGTTTTTGCCGATAACCTTTAGACCTAAAAAATTTATCTGAGCACTAATGGTGTCAAATAAAGCATCGTCATCGCAAGCGACTAAGATATTTGTATTTGTTTGATTTTTGATATTTATTTGTCTTTGGATGGCTCTATCGCCCGTTAGTGCCGCGCTAAAAGATATTAAAAATTCTCCATCATTATGAGAGATCATAGATTCATTTGCTTTTTTTAGATAGTCATTTATCTTGCTAAGATAGTAATGACTTGGTCTCATTACGCTATGGCTAGATTTTATTTTAATGTCAAAATGTACAGATTTGGGACTATAGTTTTTGAGTTGAAAGAGAATGTAAATGTCTGCATATTCGGTAGAGTAAAGGAAAAATTTGCAAATATTTTCAAGTATTTTTATGAGATTTGTAGCATCAAATTTCAAAAACCTTGGATAACTTGGATCGTAGCTAAAAATGATAGAATTTTTAGTATCTTGTGCGTCTTGGTATATGGCACTAAGAAAAATTTCCATTCTGTTTATGATATCGATAGGTTTATCTTTCATATTATCAACATCCCATCGCCGTATGAGTAAAATCTATACTTTTCATCAACTGCCGTTTTATAAATTCTTATCGTCTCTTCAAGCCCTATGAAGCTAGTAACTAGCATTATTAGAGTTGATTTTGGTAGATGAAAATTTGTAAGAAGGTAGTTTTGCCTGATAGGCTTATTATTTAGGTTTAAAAATAACTTGCAAAAGCCGCTTACTTGCTTACTTCTTGCAAATTCTTCAACACATCTAGTAACCGTCGTACCAACGCCAAGGATTGGTTTACTAGAATTTATAATCTCTTGAGCTTGCTCGCTTAGCTCGTAAAATTCTGAGTGCATTTTGTGGTCATTTATATTTTGGCACTCCACGCCTTTAAATGTCCCAGCGCCAACGTGAAGCGTAATGTAGGCGACTTCATGCTTTGCTTTTATCTGCTCTAGCATTTGTTCGCTTATGTGAAGGCTAGCTGTCGGAGCTGCCACTGCACCACTATTTTTGGCAAATATGCTTTGATACCAGCTCTCATCATCCTTTGTATCAGCCCTTTTAATGTATGGCGGAAGCGGTACGTGACCGATCTTTTCAAGCTCACTAAAAAGGTGAACATTATCAAGCAAAACGCCATTTCGCGTAAAATTTACCACCCTTGTGCCATCGTCATTTAGCTCAAGCACATTTACTTTTAGATTATCAGGAAAATTTAAAACGCTACCAGAGCTTACTTTGCCTCTTATATAGACGCTAAATTTATTCTCGCCTATGGGCTGATTTAGCATCACTTCGCAAGCCCCGCCGCTTTCTTTTTGTCCTAAAATGCGAGCTTTGATAACTTTTGTGTTATTAAAAATAACTGCAGCATCATCTGGAATAAGGCTGGAGAGATCTTTAAATTTGTAGTGTTTTATCTCTTTTGTATTTTTAAAATAGACAAGCAATCTTGCCTCTTCTTTTGGCAAAATTGGCTCTTTCGCGATGAGCTCTTCTGGTAAAAAATAATCATAACTTGAGACGTCGTTTATATTACTCATCGCTTGCTACGTCGCTGTCTTGTTCTTCTTTTTCGTCTTCATTGTCGCTCTTGTTAGCTCTTTTAGCGACGATTATTGAAATTCCATAAAGTCCGATGAGTGGTAGTGCCATTAAGACTTGACTTATTACATCAGGTGGTGTAACGATGGCTGCAAAGATAAAGATGATAACAACAGCGTATCTGAAGTAATCTTTTAGCATCTTGTCATCGACAAGTCCGATCTTTGCTAAGAAAAATGTAATGACTGGTAGCTCAAATGAAATTCCAAAGCCAATCAGTAGTTTTGCAAAAAAGCCAACATACTCGCCAATGCTTGGTAAAGCCGTAAAGAGCTGGCCACCAAAATTTACCAAAAATGCAAAGCCAAGTGGGATGACCACGTAGTAACAAAACGCCGCCCCGCACGCAAACATAAATGAAGCTGAGATGACAAATGGGATCACATATTTTTTTTCATTGTCATAAAGTCCAGGGGCGACAAATAGCCAAAACTGCCAAAAAATGATAGGTAGCGCGATCACGACACCAGCAAAAAATGCAACCTTCATCGCTGTAAAAAATGGCTCTTGAATTTGAGTAAATATGATATTTGAGCCAGCTGGCAATACCTGTTTTAGCGGTTCGCTCATCCATGCAAGCAATGGATTCCAAAACGTAAAGCAGATGCCAAAACAGACAAAAACGCTTACTATACTTATAAAAAGTCTCTTTCTAAGTTCGATTAAATGGGGTCTTAGCTCTTCAAACATTACGCCTCTTTTTTATCGTTTAAGATCGCATCTTTAACTAAATTTGTTGGATTTTGTATATTTTCTACCGTTTTTTTCGTATCGCTTACGACGTTTTGTATGCTTTCAGTGATGTCACTTGCGCTTTTCTTGATCTCGTCAAGCTCTTCAAAAGTAAGCTTTTTGCGCACACTTTGCGTACTTTTAGTTATGCTTTCTTTATATTTTTGGGCATCTTCTTTTAGCTCAGCTATCTTCATTTCTTGATCAAATGTTGATTTTGCGTCGTTTATGCCTTTTTTAAACATTTTTAGAAATTTTGCAATCTGAACCATCGCACTTGGCAGCTTGTCAGGACCTAAAACTAACACTGCAATAATGGCGATAACTAAGATTTCAGAAAAACTCATTCCAAACATTTTTGCCTCTATTAAATTTTATTTAAGCTTTGTATTTTATCTTGACTTTGCTCAAAATTTTATAAATTTAGCCTTCGATAAAGAGTGCGATCTCGTCGCTTAGTAAGAAATTTGGATTGTAAAATTTGCCATTTTTAAAGAGCAGTTTTTCATTTTCTACAAGCAGATTTGCTCTTTTTTTATGAGCCTCACTTAATCGTCCAGCCTCCACGCCAACTATGCTTCTAAGCCCTAAAAATATATGCTCTCTTACTAGCTCACTCTCGTTTAAAATTTCTTTTTCTCTGTAAGTTGGCTGCAAGATGTAGGCATTGATGCTATTTTTGGCGTAGTATCTCGTGCCATCCACGAAGCCCACGCTAAAAGCGCCCACGCCAAGGTAGTTTTTGCCCTGCCAGTAGCCAAGATTGTGCTTGCAAATTTGCCCAAAATTTGAAATTTCATACTGCACAAAGCCAGCTCTCCCAACCTGCTCTATCATAAATTTAGCCAAAGTGTCGCTATCTTTTTTATAACTTTTTTTACCAGCAAATGGGGTGTTTTCTTCAAGAGTGAGCGAGTAGGCGCTTAGATGCGTGATAGCAAGACTTTTTAAATTTTCAACCTCAGCCAAAAGGCGCTTTTTGGTATCAAATTTAGTGTCATAGATGAGATCTAAATTTATGCTCTTAAAGCCAGCTTTTCCAGCATTTTCTACAGCTTTAAAAATTTGCTCCTTGCTGTGAATGCGACCAAGAAATTTAAGCTTATCTTCAAAAAAACTTTGAGCGCCAAAGCTTATACGATTTGCACCTAAATTTTTTACATGCTTTAGCCAAGCAAAGCTTGCTGAGTTTGGATTTGCCTCGAGAGTGATCTCAGTTGTTGGAGTGCAAAGAGGAGCTAAAATGCTAAAAATTTCATCATAAAGCTTAGCATTTACCGCACTTGGTGTGCCGCCACCAAAAAAGATAGTAGAAATTTCTTTTACATTTTGGCTTTTTAGCTGAAAATTTAGATCAAGAACTAGTGCTTGAAAATAAGCGCTGGCCTTGTTAAATTCGTCATCACTTGAGCCAAAAGCACAATAAGGACACTTGCTTTCGCAAAATGGCATATGGATATAAACTTGCAAATTTCTCTCTTTTAAATTTTGAGGATTATAAGAAATTTGGCATTTATAGTAGTTTAAAAGTAGCTTTTGGTCTTTAAGAGTTTGCTTGGCAAAAAGCCAAAATTTATCTTAAAAATTTTTGCAAAATGTGCAGTATTTGCGTAACCTATGATATTTGCAGCTTCTTTTATGCTGATATCATTTTGCTCCAAAAGAGTAAAAGCGAGCTTTAGACGCTCTTTTGCTAAGAGCTGGTAGATCGTATCTTTGAAAAATAGCTTAAAATTTTTCTTTAGCCAAAAGTCATTTGTGCCACAAAGATGAGCTAGCTCTTTGATGCTTGGAGGATTTTGCATACGACTTAACAAGATCATTTTAGCTTTTAAAAGAGTCTTTTCTTCATCTCTGCTAAGTGAAAATTCGCTCTCTTTTTGTATTTTACTTTTATAAATAAGCTCTAAAATTTTCGACTCGGTAAAAATTTCCCTCATCGCGCCTTCATATAAATTTGTCGTATCAAGTTCATTCAAAACGCAAATTTGAGCTAAATCTTTTTTGTATTTTAAAAGCTCAAATTTATCATCAAATCTAAGCCCAGCAAATATCTCAAGCTTATTTGCATAGCTTTCGTCAAAAAGTAGTGTTTTAGTCTTATAAAATTTATTTTGATACTCAAAGACACCTTTAAAATCGTCATTAACAAGCCCAATGCCAAATTCATCTTTGTTTAAGATATACTCTTTTTTATCAAGCTTAAAGCAAAGATCGTTTTTATCCTCATTAAACATTAAAAATAGATATTTTTTAGACTTGTGACGATCTATTTTTATCCTGCCGTTACATAAAATTTCACTTTTTAGATAGCTAATACCACTGCTTTGCTTGAAAAACTCTACGCTTATTTGTTTTTCCTTTTGAGATATCTTTCTCGTTCCATATTTTTTGTCTAAATTTATCATTTTATCCCTCAAGCGTTAAATTTAATCCCTTTAGCGTTACGTATGATATTGATAACGATTATTTAATTTTAGTAAAATGTGCATTAAATTTTTATAAGGAGTTTTTGTGAAAAGTGCATTAAAAATTTCTATTTGTGCGGCAATTTTTATAAATTTACCGCTTTTTGCAAATGAAGATAAGGTTCTACCAGAAGTTAAAGTAGTGAGTGCAACAGGGTTTGAGCAAAATATCAAAGACGCACCAGCAACGCTTAGCGTTATAACCAAAGAGGCATTAGAAAAGAAAAATCACAAAGATATCGAGAGCATGACCAAAGATATCCCAAGTCTTTTTGGAGCAACTCTTGGGGCAGCAAATAGACGAGGAATTTCTATTCGAGGTCTTTCTCAAAGACATACAAAAATTTTAGTAAATGGTATGCCAGTACCAGGCGATAACGCCTATAAAGGGCTTAGAAGCGTTGGAGGCTCATATAGTTTTATTCCGCCAGCAAGTGCGATAAGCCGTATCGAAGTGATACGTGGACCTATGAGCTCACTTTATGGAAGTGACGCGTTAGGCGGAGTTATAAATATCATTACAGATGAGTTTAGCAATGAATTTGGTGCAAATCTTGGCTCAAGCTATAAATTTGCTAGAAATAAAAATATAAGCGGTGAGTTTTACAATAGCCTTTATTTGCACTCTGGACTAATTGACGATGTTTTAAGTGTTTCTGTTTATGGTAAAAATTTAAATAAATCAGAAGATAAAATTTCTTATGCAAATAGAGAGCAAAAGGATAGAAATTTTGGTGCGAAGCTATTTTTAAAGCCAAATGAAAATAATGATCTTACGCTTGAGCTTGCAAGAAGCGATGTGAAATATAAAAGAACTAAAGGCAAAACACTATCAACTGGTACCAACTCAGTTGCTAGTGAGAGGATAAAGGGCGATGTGATAAATTTAAGCCACGAAGCAAGGCTTGATAATATCTTGCTTCAAAGCTATTTATCTTATGGCAAGATAAAAGAGATAGCACAACAAAATTTGACACTAAAGACTCTAAATTTTGATACAAAAGGCTCATATTTTACTGATAATAACGCCTTTACTTTAGGCCTAAATGCTAAAAAAGAAAAGCTAGATGAAAAGGCGACCACGGCGGACGCTGCGAATGTAAAGAGGTATGATTATTCGGTCTATACTGAAGATGATTATCGCCTTATAAAAGACTTCATTTTAAGCACAGGTATTCGCTATAACTACGATGAGAACTATGGCTCGCACGTTTCACCAAGAATTTATGGTATCTATAACTTAAATGATTTTTTTGCCCTAAAAGGCGGAGTTAGCACAGGTTATGCGACACCTGATATCAAGCAGCGCACGCAAGATCTTGCTTTGCCATTTGCTGGAGGACGTGGAGCACAGCTTGGAAGAAGTGCTCTTAAGCCAGAGACAAGCGTAAGTTATGAATTTGGTGGCGTTTATAATAACAATGAAGGTTTTGAAACATCTTTAACTGGCTTTTACACAAGTTTTAAAGATATGCTAAGTTATAGGCCTATCTGCTCAAGAGGTAGTGTTTGCAGACATAAAGGCAAAATTTATCCAAATGGTATTTGGGAGAGTATAAATATCGGTAAAGCTGAAATTTATGGAGTTGAGCTAACAAATGAGTGGCAGGTGACAAATGCTCTTAGACTAAATCAAAGCTATGTTTATACAAAATCAAAACAAAAAGATGGCTCAGAAGTTGGCAAAAGCTTAAACAACTATCCGCTTCATACATTTAAATTTGGAGCGAACTACGAGCTAAATAGATGGCTAAATTTCTGGTCACAGATAAATTATTATGGTAGAACTAAAAACTCATTTAGCTATGCTGATGATATGAGAGCTTACGTTATCGCAGATCTTGGCATAAACTACAATGTAACTAAAAATTTCAGCCTAAACTTAAGCGTTTATAATCTATTTAACGAGTTTTTTACGACAAGATCAGGCAGATATGATGTTTTGATAGTTGATGGACAAAAGATCGAACTTGGCTTTAATTTGAAGTTTTAAAATGTTTAAAATTTGGCGGAAATTTCACTTAATTTTAGCTCTTATCTTTGCTTTGCCGCTTTTGATAATTTCAATTAGTGGAGCGATTATTTCGTATCACGATGAGATAATTGAAGCTTTTAGCAAAGATGAGATAGACATAGCAACCAATAAAAGTGCTTTAAAAATAGATGAAATTTTAAAGGTCTTTAGTAAGACTTGGCCAAATTTTAACCTTAGTTATATAAAGATAAAAGGCGAGACAAATAGAGCTTATGTGGTAAGTGGCACAAGCGAGAGTGGCGAGTTTAAGTCATTCTTTGTAGATCCTTATACGGGCGAGGTAGTCTCTGAAAATAGCGTGGAAAAATTTATAGGGCTAGCTTTAAATTTACATAAAAATCTAGGACTAGCTCTATTTA contains:
- a CDS encoding DNA-processing protein DprA, with product MRLDFIPEPLNRLKNPPKQLNFIGDTSLLSLPKIAVVGSRKASVYTKECVTALCTALKSANVCVVSGGAIGVDIAAHKAAIPRTIGIFASGLDTIYPSQNKVAINEIYTKALALSEYDEGEPPLAYRFLERNRIVVGLCEALVVAQADLKSGSMQSARLANELKIPVYVLPQRMGESDGTNFLLANKKAELIDNYHKFASLFGEIKEQEKTSDEILEFCKNGVSLDEVLARFGDIIYEYELEGLVEISNLRVKSVL
- a CDS encoding helix-turn-helix domain-containing protein yields the protein MINLDKKYGTRKISQKEKQISVEFFKQSSGISYLKSEILCNGRIKIDRHKSKKYLFLMFNEDKNDLCFKLDKKEYILNKDEFGIGLVNDDFKGVFEYQNKFYKTKTLLFDESYANKLEIFAGLRFDDKFELLKYKKDLAQICVLNELDTTNLYEGAMREIFTESKILELIYKSKIQKESEFSLSRDEEKTLLKAKMILLSRMQNPPSIKELAHLCGTNDFWLKKNFKLFFKDTIYQLLAKERLKLAFTLLEQNDISIKEAANIIGYANTAHFAKIFKINFGFLPSKLLKTKSYF
- the ruvX gene encoding Holliday junction resolvase RuvX; amino-acid sequence: MREKFMAIDVGLKRIGLAFGFGEIVTPLEPVLRKNRNQAARDVSQKVNEYTPDTLVVGVPIGGSSEDEMRRRIEHFVSLLDVKANIVYQDEAFSSSEASEIYTNTKRDGRLDSISATIILKRYLGIN
- the hemW gene encoding radical SAM family heme chaperone HemW — encoded protein: MQVYIHMPFCESKCPYCAFGSSDDEFNKASAYFQALVLDLNFQLKSQNVKEISTIFFGGGTPSAVNAKLYDEIFSILAPLCTPTTEITLEANPNSASFAWLKHVKNLGANRISFGAQSFFEDKLKFLGRIHSKEQIFKAVENAGKAGFKSINLDLIYDTKFDTKKRLLAEVENLKSLAITHLSAYSLTLEENTPFAGKKSYKKDSDTLAKFMIEQVGRAGFVQYEISNFGQICKHNLGYWQGKNYLGVGAFSVGFVDGTRYYAKNSINAYILQPTYREKEILNESELVREHIFLGLRSIVGVEAGRLSEAHKKRANLLVENEKLLFKNGKFYNPNFLLSDEIALFIEG
- the tatB gene encoding Sec-independent protein translocase protein TatB, producing MFGMSFSEILVIAIIAVLVLGPDKLPSAMVQIAKFLKMFKKGINDAKSTFDQEMKIAELKEDAQKYKESITKSTQSVRKKLTFEELDEIKKSASDITESIQNVVSDTKKTVENIQNPTNLVKDAILNDKKEA
- a CDS encoding TonB-dependent receptor domain-containing protein, whose translation is MKSALKISICAAIFINLPLFANEDKVLPEVKVVSATGFEQNIKDAPATLSVITKEALEKKNHKDIESMTKDIPSLFGATLGAANRRGISIRGLSQRHTKILVNGMPVPGDNAYKGLRSVGGSYSFIPPASAISRIEVIRGPMSSLYGSDALGGVINIITDEFSNEFGANLGSSYKFARNKNISGEFYNSLYLHSGLIDDVLSVSVYGKNLNKSEDKISYANREQKDRNFGAKLFLKPNENNDLTLELARSDVKYKRTKGKTLSTGTNSVASERIKGDVINLSHEARLDNILLQSYLSYGKIKEIAQQNLTLKTLNFDTKGSYFTDNNAFTLGLNAKKEKLDEKATTADAANVKRYDYSVYTEDDYRLIKDFILSTGIRYNYDENYGSHVSPRIYGIYNLNDFFALKGGVSTGYATPDIKQRTQDLALPFAGGRGAQLGRSALKPETSVSYEFGGVYNNNEGFETSLTGFYTSFKDMLSYRPICSRGSVCRHKGKIYPNGIWESINIGKAEIYGVELTNEWQVTNALRLNQSYVYTKSKQKDGSEVGKSLNNYPLHTFKFGANYELNRWLNFWSQINYYGRTKNSFSYADDMRAYVIADLGINYNVTKNFSLNLSVYNLFNEFFTTRSGRYDVLIVDGQKIELGFNLKF
- the tatC gene encoding twin-arginine translocase subunit TatC yields the protein MFEELRPHLIELRKRLFISIVSVFVCFGICFTFWNPLLAWMSEPLKQVLPAGSNIIFTQIQEPFFTAMKVAFFAGVVIALPIIFWQFWLFVAPGLYDNEKKYVIPFVISASFMFACGAAFCYYVVIPLGFAFLVNFGGQLFTALPSIGEYVGFFAKLLIGFGISFELPVITFFLAKIGLVDDKMLKDYFRYAVVIIFIFAAIVTPPDVISQVLMALPLIGLYGISIIVAKRANKSDNEDEKEEQDSDVASDE
- the queA gene encoding tRNA preQ1(34) S-adenosylmethionine ribosyltransferase-isomerase QueA — translated: MSNINDVSSYDYFLPEELIAKEPILPKEEARLLVYFKNTKEIKHYKFKDLSSLIPDDAAVIFNNTKVIKARILGQKESGGACEVMLNQPIGENKFSVYIRGKVSSGSVLNFPDNLKVNVLELNDDGTRVVNFTRNGVLLDNVHLFSELEKIGHVPLPPYIKRADTKDDESWYQSIFAKNSGAVAAPTASLHISEQMLEQIKAKHEVAYITLHVGAGTFKGVECQNINDHKMHSEFYELSEQAQEIINSSKPILGVGTTVTRCVEEFARSKQVSGFCKLFLNLNNKPIRQNYLLTNFHLPKSTLIMLVTSFIGLEETIRIYKTAVDEKYRFYSYGDGMLII